In one window of Dehalococcoidales bacterium DNA:
- a CDS encoding L-2-amino-thiazoline-4-carboxylic acid hydrolase, protein MNEQEGRQYYLSRKSGILSLFDTHANAWRPFLANHYGDEFTNTVLREAREQHEALIPEIAYIGGDGNPMTRHLVRSTTSLALYKAMKVRGKTARETGKIVYDAVVASVSQLPPSTFKELSAEYIAQEKEQARKSQDHCYAGDWVWEFVEGDGVEFDYGRDFLECGTQKLYHAHGADSFLPFYCYLDFITHRTIGWGFARSMTLAEGHGKCDFRWKKGGETRKGWSPPSIGEEYN, encoded by the coding sequence ATGAATGAACAGGAAGGCAGGCAATACTATCTATCTCGGAAGTCGGGAATCCTGTCACTATTTGACACTCATGCGAACGCGTGGAGGCCATTCCTTGCCAATCACTACGGTGACGAGTTCACCAATACGGTCCTGAGAGAAGCCCGCGAGCAACATGAAGCTCTGATTCCCGAAATTGCGTATATTGGCGGTGACGGGAATCCTATGACCCGCCACCTTGTCCGGTCAACCACGAGCCTGGCTCTCTACAAAGCTATGAAGGTACGGGGTAAGACGGCAAGAGAAACTGGCAAGATTGTCTATGATGCGGTTGTCGCGAGTGTGAGCCAGTTACCTCCTTCCACCTTCAAGGAGTTGAGCGCGGAGTACATAGCCCAGGAAAAAGAGCAGGCGCGGAAGTCTCAAGACCACTGCTATGCTGGAGACTGGGTGTGGGAGTTTGTTGAAGGGGATGGTGTAGAGTTCGACTATGGCCGCGATTTCCTGGAGTGCGGCACTCAGAAGCTCTATCACGCCCACGGGGCAGACTCGTTTCTGCCTTTCTACTGCTACCTTGACTTTATTACCCACAGAACAATCGGTTGGGGATTTGCCAGGTCAATGACCTTGGCCGAAGGCCACGGGAAATGTGACTTTCGATGGAAAAAGGGTGGCGAAACGAGAAAAGGGTGGTCCCCACCTTCCATCGGGGAAGAGTACAACTAG